One segment of Lolium rigidum isolate FL_2022 unplaced genomic scaffold, APGP_CSIRO_Lrig_0.1 contig_37763_1, whole genome shotgun sequence DNA contains the following:
- the LOC124681256 gene encoding formin-like protein 20 encodes MDGAQARNGPSVDGGAGPSTSYSTADNDDNGGAGGAKVWVLVLLFSLLVLLFLPSAVRRGGTSGGGGFQRGGITLKSGWDVVNLCLVLFAILCGLLGRGGGDGDGDGESASAAAAAAKSRREVSPPMAEPEPIAEASTEDVWERLNSSYDSNQSAHATAGIRRMKSSSSYPELRLGSDGVWGLESPELAWRPYDDAELYRPRRDEWPDRTRGDADRPRLRRTSSDVNAIPVDKYEVRAPPQDARRRRRSVEKPQKMDAVVEEEGRMHPSAETLAARPARSRTWSPEELNATLSEADKYEVPTPQGARRPRRSAEKLPKMPAVVEDEHPSAETLAARPSRSRTWSPEELNATLSELSSAAPPAVTPRHRHRRHSVESLPTMEEVEKEIIVEEINNPLPSSSALFPPGTPPPPPPPPPPPATMSRSKKKRSGSVGGAKELASAIALFYQKKRKSIIMKRERHHHHHHHLSDDHYSSPSSESSASPEATTRTNPPPRPPPPPPPPPPPSSIFSNLFKKGGSKSRRIHSLAPPRPPPPPPPTHRSRKPPQPPSRLVPTPPPPAPVRTRPPRAHAHAYAHPQMPPHGQGYPQPPVYHMPRGVVYHSYRLPPPSPPMPPPPPPPPMSEGEEEVPSVTASPAPSYCASPDVNTKADNFIERFRAGLKLEKINSYREKLQIQEGATVTMAEEDGEFMVIGSLFEDDDDMSLPGTPATAAAAAVAVGY; translated from the coding sequence aTGGACGGCGCGCAGGCGAGGAACGGCCCGAGCGTCGAcggtggcgcgggccccagcaCCTCCTACTCCACCGCCGACAACGACGAcaatggcggcgcgggcggcgccaaGGTCTGGGTCCTCGTGCTCCTCTTCTCCCTGctggtgctcctcttcctccCGTCCGCGGTGCGGCGGGGCGGGACGTCGGGAGGCGGCGGGTTCCAGCGCGGAGGGATCACGCTCAAGAGCGGCTGGGACGTCGTCAACCTCTGCCTCGTCCTCTTCGCCATCCTCTGCGGCCTcctcggccgcggcggcggcgatggcgacggcgacggggagTCCGCCagcgctgcggcggcggcggcgaagagccGTCGCGAGGTGTCCCCGCCGATGGCggagccggagccgatcgcggagGCGTCCACCGAGGACGTGTGGGAGAGGCTCAACAGCTCCTACGACTCCAACCAGAGCGCGCACGCCACGGCGGGGATCCGGCGGATGAAGAGCAGCAGCTCGTACCCGGAGCTGCGGCTCGGCAGCGACGGCGTGTGGGGCCTCGAGTCGCCGGAGCTGGCCTGGCGTCCATACGACGACGCCGAGCTGTACCGGCCGCGGCGAGACGAGTGGCCCGATCGGACCCGGGGGGACGCGGATCGCCCGAGGCTGAGAAGGACGTCGTCGGACGTGAACGCGATCCCGGTGGACAAGTATGAGGTGCGCGCGCCGCCTCAGGacgcgaggaggcggaggcggagcgtcGAGAAGCCCCAGAAGATGGATgccgtggtggaggaggaggggaggatgcATCCTTCGGCGGAGACTCTTGCAGCGAGGCCGGCGAGGAGCAGGACGTGGAGCCCGGAGGAGCTCAACGCTACGCTGTCGGAGGCGGACAAGTACGAGGTGCCCACGCCTCAGGGTGCCAGGAGGCCAAGGCGGAGCGCCGAGAAGCTGCCGAAGATGCCTGCGGTGGTGGAGGACGAGCATCCTTCGGCGGAGACTCTTGCGGCGAGGCCGTCGAGGAGCAGGACgtggagtccggaggagctcaacGCTACGCTCTCGGAGCTTTCGTCCGCGGCACCGCCAGCGGTGACTCCGCGGCATAGGCATCGCCGGCACAGCGTGGAGAGCCTGCCGACGATGGAGGAAGTGGAGAAGGAGATTATAGTGGAAGAGATCAATAACCCGCTCCCTTCATCGTCTGCCTTATTTCCACCGgggacgccaccgccaccaccacctcctccgccgccaccggcgaCAATGTCGAGGAGCAAGAAGAAGAGGAGCGGGAGCGTGGGCGGGGCCAAGGAACTGGCGTCCGCCATTGCTCTGTTCTACCAGAAGAAGCGCAAGAGCATTATCATGAAGAGGGagagacaccaccaccaccaccaccatctatcCGACGACCACTACTCCTCGCCTTCGTCCGAATCATCGGCGAGCCCCGAAGCCACCACCCGCACCAATCcaccgccgcggccgccaccaccaccccctCCCCCTCCGCCCCCGTCATCCATCTTCTCCAACCTCTTCAAAAAGGGAGGCAGCAAGAGCCGCCGCATCCACTCCCTCGCACCGCCGAGACCACCTCCCCCGCCTCCACCAACGCACCGATCCAGGAAACCACCACAGCCTCCGTCTCGCCTCGTTcctacgccgccaccgccagctcCGGTGAGGACACGGCCGCCGCGCGCGCACGCGCACGCGTATGCGCACCCGCAAATGCCACCACACGGGCAGGGGTACCCGCAGCCACCAGTGTACCACATGCCTCGCGGTGTCGTCTACCACAGCTACCGGCTCCCGCCGCCATCGCCCCCAATGCCGCCACCACCCCCTCCACCGCCGATGTCAGAGGGCGAGGAGGAGGTTCCGTCGGTCACGGCGTCGCCGGCGCCTTCGTACTGCGCGAGCCCCGACGTTAACACCAAGGCGGACAATTTCATCGAACGCTTCCGCGCAGGGCTGAAGTTGGAGAAGATCAATTCGTACCGGGAGAAGTTGCAGATTCAGGAAGGCGCGACCGTGACCATGGCGGAGGAAGACGGGGAATTCATGGTTATCGGCTCGCTCTTCGAAGATGATGACGATATGTCGTTGCCGGGGACGCCGGCAACCGCCGCCGCGGCTGCTGTCGCCGTGGGCTACTAA